The genomic window AAAAATATATAAATGCAATCTAGCCTTTAGTTTTAAAGAAGAAATATCTGAAGATAGTGCCAAACTGCCAATGGAGGATCGGAGTGTAAGGGCCCATGCAAAATCGCAAACGGATTGCAAGCATACACATAGTGCGTGCGTGTTGCAGAGAAGAACAAAGACAAAAATCACGCCAGCTAGCTACTCAAGTTCTTGCACAGTTCATTTGTTTTTTACTTGAGACTTTGATATTGTAACTGGTAGTAGGATGTATTGTATGCACGCACTACTAGAAATCGGCActttgccggcactcggcaaagtccgaaatacactcggcaaagctcgaaATATACTCGATaaagattttgccgagtgccgcactcggcaaagggcactcggcaaagggcactcggcaaagcttttgccgagtgctggaaaagcactcggcaaagatttacactcggcaaaataaaaatgcgaaaaaacccaaaaataatagcaaatttgttttttcgggggaggccgccaccggccatcgaagtcgctgcattttttTTGCAGCAAAATTCACGACTAATGAGGCCGGCGGGAtgcgaactcacgacctctcccttgCATGTCAGGGCTCTACCACTgtactacactgtcacttgtgtctagattctgttatctatcctcatatattatactaaatcgagagtaaattgcttatttgaggccctaaacgaattcaaatcaaaaagtggtcaactacaaagtttcataacttttcgagatctacaatttttcaTTTAGGAAGCTTTCCCATCCggggtcgtttgaaaaattcgaatttcaaatttgagagattcaaacgtatttttgcatgataagatgatttcaaatcaaaaagttgtcaactacatagtttcataacttttggagatctacaattttcatttaggaagtttttccatccaaggtcttttgaaaaattcaaatttttaaatttttaaattcaaacatcgtttttgcatgacaagatgattttaaatcaaaatgttgccaactacaaaattttataacttctcaagatctacaaagtttattttggtcatttattcatccgacatagtggtagtaacattgttcacaaatcttatatatctctcttctactttcatgaaactaatatgagagggatgtagattttatgaacaacgttattgttgctttgtcaaatgaagaaatgaccaaaataaactttatagatcttgagaagttatacaactttatagttgaaaagtttttcatttgaattcatttagggcctcaaaaattgctttgaaaaaatgatttgccgagggcaaaaaaaaaaaaaaatacacacggcaaaatgcctgtttgccgagtgccaaaaaggcactcggcaaagacgcattttgctgagtgccaaaaaatggcactcggcaaaatacatctttgtcgagtgccagaaaaaaggaaCTCAGCTAAGACGTATTTTGTTgagtgccgaaaaatggcacttgcaaaataaatctttgccgagtgccgaaaaaaacactcggcaaagccatctttaccgagtgaaaaaaaaaacactcggcaaagccgtctttactgagtgtccgataaaatacaTTTGGTAAAGCTTCTGACACTCAGCAGAGTGCCGGTTTTGAGTAGTGACGTTAGCTGGCTAGACGTCATCAGGGTAAGGTTTCTTTCACCCAGCCTTATGCACGGGTCCGGCTCGTCCTGTCGTCGTGCCTACTACGCGAACGAGGTTACCGCGTCAAGCTGGCCAGGTCTAGTTCCACCAAATTTtaaactttgacactatgtaaaaaaaaaTTCTCCATTACATTAAATTTACGGTACAtatatagagtactaaatgttgacgaaatcaaaaactaactgcacagtttggttgtactttacgatacgaacgttttgagcctaattgatTGAGGATGGGATAATTATTAACAAATAAAAGCAAAAATCACTGTAGCTACGTATAGCTACAGTGATTTCATCGGCGCCGAATCGGCCGACCGGCCTAGGGCTGGAAAACTAAAAGTTTGTTCTGTCCATATACAACAAAACAACCGTGCAGTGTGGGCCGTCGAGCGACAGTTAAAAGCCGGCTGTCTGCCAGTGGGCTGTCGATTCAATCGCGACATGCCGCGGACCCCACTGCACGTCCTCACAACACTCACATGCGCGCGTTTCCAAGAACGAGCTGAGACGAGGAGAGGACAACTCGTTGGATGATGGATCGCCCACCAAGTTGCCATGACTACCTTGGGCATCGAAGCAACGACGATGATCCCATCCATCAAACTCGGTCGATGGACGCCAGACAGACAGTGAGACATGGCAGTAGCTCGGCCATTGCCGATGCCACTCCACGGCCTCACGCACGCGCGCCTATATAAACCGCGCCCCAGCCCGCCCTGTGCTTCATCACCACTCGCTCGCACCAGTACTCAACCTGAGAAGCAAGTTAGCTAcaagccgcgccgcgccgcgcgccatGGCCACGACCACGAACCGCCGCCGCATTGTGGCCCTCCTGCTAGTCGCGGCCACGCTGCTCGCGCAGGCCGCGGCCTGCACCTACTGCCCGACgccgaagccgccgccgccgccgccgccgtcgtccacgCCGTGCCCTCCGCCGCCCtactcgccgacgccgacgccgtccacgccgacggGCAAGTGCCCCGTGGACACGCTGAAGCTGCTGGCGTGCGTGGACGCGCTCAACGGCCTCGTGCACGCCGTCGTCGGGACCAAGGCCAGCGACACCTGCTGCCCGCTGCTCTCCGGCGTGGCCGACCTCGACGCCGCGCTCTGCCTCTGCACCACCATCAAGGCCAAGGCGCTCAGCATCAGCGTCGTGCTCCCCGTCGCCATCTCCGTGCTCGTCAATGAGTGCGGCAAGCACGTGCCCTCCAGCTTCACTTGCCCGTAAATTAAGCCCACTGATCATCTGCATATATATGTACCACTATATGATGTATCATCATTATACTATAATATCCGCATGCATGCATCAATGCATTGGGTTATTAAGGATTTATATATAtagtatacatatatatatgataaatcaCTCAAGTTATACATGCATATaacacaaatatacatatatagctTATTAAGCATATGTAGCTTCATTTACATGAGCTCGGCTTGTGATATACATGGAGCTGTGGGTTGTGCATTTATTTTGTAATCATGTACCAATATTATTGTATCATAAACCAGTGTGAGAGTTGTGGCCTTGCTGAGGCCGCTTGTAGTCGTTAAGAAAATTTATGAATAAAGTGCGTGTGTAATATATATGATGCTTCTGGTGTAATGTTGACAAAATCTGTCAACTATTCATAGTCCTAGTATAGTACTACTAACGAACTGGTTGTCTTCACCATTTATTTAGTTTCATACACAAAGTTCAGACTCCGCACACAATTATTTTATTTTCATACACAAAATTCGGACTCCACCCAATTTTCCTTGGAGCAAAGTTATTTCAACTTTTCACCTGTTCGCTTGGTTGTTTCATCcgggcttattcaaccagccaacagtgtttttctctcacaacaaatcagcaccagccaacctaaaaaccaaccagcgagcGAACACGCCGTTTGTATAGACCTGACCTGAAAGTGTGTTGTGGCGCACTGGCACAACTGCGCAAATGCATGTTACTAGTGATATCCCATTTTCGACCTTGGAAAAAATCCAGCAGGTTCCAGGGTTATGTGTGGGCGGTGGGAGAGTAGCATTTACCGGGTGACATTTCAGCTGTGCCAAAACTGAAAACTATTGTCTTTTGCTGTCGAATAAAATCTCCATTGTTTCAGAAATTCTTTCCATGCGGCGAAAAATCACCGATAAACACAGCGGAATGAGCAGAGACTACGATCAAGAAAAATACCCAATAATGTCCCAGAAACAAATGAAGCATGAAACTTTCAAGAGCAAATGACCGGACATTTAACAGAAGTCTCATTAATATAGGCATACCAAAGAAAGGCGCTGCGAGTACGAGTACGACTGTAAAAGCAACGGCAAGACTTCCATGCATTTGaacgaggcagcagcagcagcgaatCATCGATTTGTTTCTTTAAACCAAAGGCGGACGAGCATTTGCCCAACTTTTCCCACCCAATCTCAGCATACAAAGTACAGACTGTTTCTTCAGCAACAAGCGTTGCTTGGACACGAATATCAGCATAAGCACACTGCCACCACGAAAAACGTAAAAATTCCGTTTCCTAAAGCACATGAGGAAATTATTGTGAGGTCCAGAAAGACACGGTCACGTTCTTTATACGTATGGTTCTCAGATCGTCGCCCACAAGGGTTGACACTTGACAGTATTGCATATATCTACTATAACAAAACAAAATACTGATGTTGGCAATAGATGTAACGATTCAATATTCTACATATCCGCTTATACAGCAGTTGTAGTACAAGACTGGCCGAGTCGCATTAACAGCGACGATAGACAACCAAAACCACCATACTTTACTGGGTTAACACACTCAAAATGGGAAAAAAGAGATCGATGTGCTGCTTTCTGTAATCTGGCTGGGGTTTGTCGAGCTCAAGCGACGGCTTGGAGGGCCCTCTCGAAGGTCGCTTCTGATGATGCTGCATTCTTAACGAGCACATGATCAGGATGCGATAGCTTCAGCTGGCTGCAAATGGAAAGAGGGTTACACTTTTTTTTGGACAAATCCAAAGGAAAGCATCGTATTAGCCACTGACCAAGTAAAAACACAAAAACAAAGCAGGGAAAGTTCTAATTATAACATCCGGGGTGCGCCAGCAAACGGTTTCGAATCTATCCATAATATAATTACGGTCTTGATGTTGCCCTCAGCTTTTCAACGTATCAATCTCCTGTGTCTTGTATATGTCACAATCCACTAATTGAGTTAATTAAATGAAGCTTAGGGTATCCCTAAGTGATTTATAACATCCCTCCAAAATCAAAAGTTCATAGGACTCTGCCACTTATTTTTCGTACTATATTAGTGGTGGTATATAAAGCAAGTACAACAATATTCTTGAATGCGTGTGGACCCAAAGTTGGACTGGTAAACACAGCCAACATAGGTCAGTTTCAAGTTGTTATGAAGGCTCTGTCAGGATATCTGAGAT from Miscanthus floridulus cultivar M001 chromosome 11, ASM1932011v1, whole genome shotgun sequence includes these protein-coding regions:
- the LOC136493882 gene encoding 36.4 kDa proline-rich protein-like; its protein translation is MATTTNRRRIVALLLVAATLLAQAAACTYCPTPKPPPPPPPSSTPCPPPPYSPTPTPSTPTGKCPVDTLKLLACVDALNGLVHAVVGTKASDTCCPLLSGVADLDAALCLCTTIKAKALSISVVLPVAISVLVNECGKHVPSSFTCP